The following DNA comes from Methanothrix sp..
TACAACAATATGACTCTCCTGGCAAAGGAGATACAAGCCAGTGCTGCCGCGAGGATGAGCAAGAATGCCCCTTGAGCACGATGCTATGTCATTTTATTTATGCCACTGCCCTTTGATGTGAATAAGGCTGCAAAGCGCCCTTCGGCCTCATGATAGCAGAGCCATCCAGCGCCATCCCCTTTTTTCCCGCTCCCTACCTCCTCGCCATCCGGCTGATCCTATCCCAGCCCGTCCCGCCTGTGCGGAGGGGGTGGTCGAGCACCACATCGATGAATCCGAAGATGACGGGAGCATAGACGGCATAGAAGTCGCGGGCAAAGGAGATGGCCTCCCCTCTATCCTGGAAGTGGCGGGTCTCCATCGACTCGCCTGTGCCTGCGATCTCAGTGCTCCGGATCATGCTATCCGCCACAAAGCCGGAGAATCCGCATGAGGCCTTGGGAGGCTGGACGGCATCGATATTCACCGGCACCCCGCCATAGCTCTCATAGGCATAGAGGATCAGCTCCTCTCTCGTCCCCAGGCCCTCTGCCCTTCCCTCCTCCAGTATCTCCTCATCCAGGTACTCCGGCTGGGGGAGCAGAGTGGCATCGATGACGAACGAGAATCCCTCTTCATTCCCCTCGTTCAGGTCCACAGCCTCCAATACCAGACCAAGCTTAACCGGCTTTCCATGGCCGAAGCTGCACTGCCAGCGATCGCTCTCCACATAGATCTGGCTCTCTGATAGCTGCAAGATGTTAAGCATCGGATGAAATATAATTACTCAAACATTTATAGACTTTTCTATTAGCGCAAGATTAATGAAATATATCCACCACGTCAAATGCCGTAGAAGATTACAGTAGAGACAGGAAGATCAAATAAACCATGGAGAGGAGGATGGAAAGAATGGAGATTTGTAATACCAGGCGGGTCGAACACCATCACAGTCTATGCAGATTGTGCTGGCTCATTCTCATCCTGACAGCGCTTTCCGGTCTGTGCATCCCGACCTGCGCAGGCGATGATGCCGATCACTGGATCAAAGAGGGCTATAAACTCAAGTGGAAGGGACTATTTGATCAGGCAATTGAGAGCTTTGAGAGGGCTCTGGAGATCTACAACCAGGAGATCGCCGTCAATCCGGGAGACTTCAATGCCACAGGCAATAAGAGCCTCCTCCTTGCCAAACTGAACAGGACCGATGAGGCCATTCAGACCCTGAACAGAGCGGTGGAGGCTGATCCAGAGAATCCCGCCGCCTGGAAGATGAAGGGATTCGCCCTCATCTCCATTGCAAAGATCAGGGAAAGGGAGGTTGAGGAGACAGAATTTGAAGATGCCGGTCAGGATAGCATATACAACCAATCCCAACAGGCATTCGATAGAGCCCTGGGCCTCGACCCGGATGACGCCTAGGCCTGGCGGGGGCTGGCCCTTACCAATCTCGCCTCGGGCGAGGAGGATGATGCCAGGACCGCGCTCGATAGGTCAATCCAGATCGATCCCGGATCTGCTCAGGCCTGGCTGGATAAGGGGCATCCTCATGCTGGAGATGGGAAGAGCGAAGGAAGCGATCAACGCTCTGGACAGGGCTCTGGCCATGCAGCCAGACAATCTCGATGCCCTGACCACCAAGGCAGAGGCGCTCACCATCCTGGGCAGATACGATGTGGCCAGCCTGGCCTTCGACCAGGCGATGGATATGAATTCCAGAAGGTATGAGACAGGAGATTCTTACGTTGATTGGCGCCTATATATGGCTCTTAATTATTTTTTATACCTTGTGCGGGTATGCTAGTACATTCTTTGCGGCTCCGCAAGCTTTCGGGCCGCGAACCTCGCATCCCATTTACAGCCAACCCCAATTCAAGATAAACCAACAGCATTCAGGCTGTCCTCTGACTTGGATTTCTCCTTTTGAATCGAGATTTATCAACCTGAATTCAAATGGCTTTTCAACCTCATGGCCGTACTCCTCATAGGTCAATTTAGTGGCTATAACCGTTATCGCAGCAGCTTGATCTCTAACCGCCTCGAATTCAAAGGCCTTCAAAACTCTCTTTGAATAGGCCAGATTCAAATCACGAGGATTTGCGGAGTCTTTGGAACATATTGATGCAAGAGCTCTCTTGGCCATGAATCCGTAATTTCTATCCTGCCAGTATCCGAGAAACTCTGCCAGCAGCTTTTCAGGAGATCCTTCCTCGTAATTCTCGGGTTTTCCCGAAACTGGGATATCTCGGCCTGGTTTGATATCTCGCGGCTTCCATTTCTGTAAGAGTTGTTGATCTTCCTGATTCTTTTGAATCTGATGAACCAGATCTGCAATATTTAGCGGTTTTTCAGCAGATGGTTGCTCAAAGGTCCCCTTTTCCACCTTAATGGCCCAATCACGAAGTGAGAAAAGAGCCGCCCATGTCTTGGTTGCTACGATCTTATTGTCATAGCCTAAATCCATACCATGCATTATTCCATGCCGATAGGGAATATCTATTTGCTGTGTTGTGGTCTTATTTCGGCCTTTCATCATTAAAGGAACCAATCGTCCCAGGCCATTGCTGTGATCGCTGACGGAATTCCAGGCCTCAAGATTAACACCCTCTGCAGAGAGGCCTTTTTTCTTCCCATTGGCTTTTAAATAAAGCTCGTTTACCATGCCATCCATAAGCGCAAGCAATACAGGCACACAGGCATGATAGCGTCCTTCACGATAATCAGTTAATGCTTTTTGGGCCAACGTCATCCTGGGACGAAATTCTTCAATATCTTTCATTCTGCGCAGCTTATGCTGAACGGTTTCTGGATTGTAGTATTCTACAAGGTGAGCCTCTGCTCCTTCAACGTCTCCTGAATCCGCCTTCTCTAAAGCGGTCTTTGCAACATTCAGGTTCATCCCCTCATAGATAATCCAGCCATGAGCCACTAAATGATCGTTGAATCGATCGGGAAGTGTTGTGATTTCTTCGATTGATTCCTTTATCCTTTCTGCATCCTTAAATGCATTGTCAAATTGGTCTACATCAATGCCAATCAGCTTTATTAGCCCACGGAGCACAGGCATAGCGTTTTTTAGAGCTACCAAGTCTTTTGCATCAGATTGAGCCTTTTTGAAGGATGGAATGTCCTGGATTCTCTGTTCTTTTGCCATTTCAAAGCCCGCCTTTCTCAAGTGAAGAGATTACCCGCTCTGATCTAACCAGAACGTCCATGACTACGGCATTCAGAGACTTCATGTTGCTCATGCGGCTATCATAATCAGCACTTACTCGATCTGCTCTCATTCTTCTAAGTTCAGAGCCGATCTTGGCTCTCTTGTTGTTCTTTTTGCTGCCATGCGTCTTGCCGCTAAAATAATTGGCGACATACTGGTGAATTGGCTCATCATCTGGAAGCGGCTTATGATCTACATGAGAGATGAAGTTGCATGCTGTGCAAAACGCAGCATAATAAGCCCTGCTGATCGATGTTCGCAGCTTTGCCTCATCATCAGAGCTTTTCCCCAGCTCTTCAGCTAAAGCCAGGTAAGAGCTCCAGTTGAACTCTCTCTGCCGGGATGCTATCTGTATTCCACCTTAATACAGATATCCACAGGCGAATTGCTCGAAGCCCCAAGCCACCAGCTATCATCAAAGGCGTCCAGCTTTTTGATGGCATCGATTGGCGGAAGTCTGGTGGATATGGAGATCAAAAGCTCCTTTTCCATCGGTGAGTCTGGATCTCGTAGGACCTCCAGGAAGATCTCGTCCTGAGGGAAATGCTCTCGAATTCTCTCATGCGCTTCCGAGACCAGAGCGATAGCTGAAGGCTCCTTTTTTAAGAAGTCGTATACATCATTTGGCCTTCTAAGAGTGTAAGCCTCAGCTGCTGCCCTCAGATTCTCATTCAGACTATTTATTCCGGTGAAGTTAGGTTCGAGCTTTTGCATGAAGCATCTCCAGCTAATTCATCCTGGTCGATGATATTTATCTCTTTGGTTGGAGGATATGGAACTGCCTATCACTTCCGTTTAAAGAGAGAAGAGATGTGAATTTGGCAAATAAAGATCGATCCCGAATCAGCTCAGGCCTGGCTGGACAGGGCGTCCTCTTGCTGGAGATGGGAAGGACAGAGGAGGCGATCGGCGCTCTGGACAGAGTGCTTTCGATACAACCTCGATGCCCTGGCCAGCAATTATTTAATTATACCCCTCTCCGAAAATCTATTTTCTTGGGCTTCATCTGATTCAATTACTAATTTAGAATTTCCAAGTTGTGGACCTGTTGGTGCTATGGGTTTGTCAGGGCTTATTCAAGGATGGCCGGTGTTTCGTTTTAAAGTTATTTAGCCAAGGAAAATGAGTTCTCCTAATTTGTGGAGACCTATTAGCATAGTCAGGGGTGATTTGGCTCATTGAGCTCCTGGGGTTGATTTCAAAAACTCGGGTTACCGCAAAGGGTTTCGTCACTTCACCCGTTTATCGTTGGAAAAGGAGAGATTCCAACCCCCCCCCCCGGGGGGGTTGTGTTTAAAAAAAAAGGGGGGGGACTGGTTCCGGGGGTTTCGGTGCCGTGTTTGTTTGTTGTGTCTATTGATAAAAGGGCCATACCATATTGGTGATCTTGGGAGAGGGGTAATCTGACCTAATCCCATCTATCTGCTCATAAGAGTGATCTGGATAGATGACAATCGGCTATCGGACGCAAAATTTTATGGCTATTTACAGTAATGTTTGGGACGGATCGGTTGCGTGCCATAATTGCTGTAAAATCTTAGAGGTCTCATATCCTGATTATACTCACTCCTCCAAAGATAAGTACCTATTACCTGTTATCCAATCCTCGTTTATATCCATCATGATACAAACCATAACTCTCAGGAGCGATTGATCATTTGAATATGCTCCTGATACGCGACTTCTTCGTTTCAGTTCCTTGTTGATCCTTTCCAGGCCGTTGGTAGTCCGGATCTGCCTCCAGTGCTGTCTAGGAAAAGATTTGTAGTTCTAAAGATCAAATCGGAAGCTATCAATTGTGTCTGCTGACTTTTTAGCGCCTCTACTATCAAGAATAACTGCTAGCTCCTGCATCTTGCACTCATCCTCAAGAGAATCCTTCAGCATATATGCAACCTCTTTTTTATCTTTCTTGGGTATGTTCTTGAGCACTGCGCGCATGAAATGAGCATTAC
Coding sequences within:
- a CDS encoding tetratricopeptide repeat protein, yielding MEICNTRRVEHHHSLCRLCWLILILTALSGLCIPTCAGDDADHWIKEGYKLKWKGLFDQAIESFERALEIYNQEIAVNPGDFNATGNKSLLLAKLNRTDEAIQTLNRAVEADPENPAAWKMKGFALISIAKIREREVEETEFEDAGQDSIYNQSQQAFDRALGLDPDDA
- a CDS encoding tetratricopeptide repeat protein yields the protein MGRAKEAINALDRALAMQPDNLDALTTKAEALTILGRYDVASLAFDQAMDMNSRRYETGDSYVDWRLYMALNYFLYLVRVC